The Gemmatimonadaceae bacterium DNA window GTGACCGCGTGGCGAGTCTCCACCCGAAAAGCCACAGGGAGAGATCTACGACAAACGCTCAAAAGGAAAACAAAAAGGATTGCAAATGATGGAGAAGATCGCTGCCACGCGAGGGAAGGTGCGTTGTTCGCGCGCGTGACCTACACCAGGTACGTGAACGCTGATGTTTGGACGTCCATGGCTGCGATCTTCCCCATCCCTTACATCCTTTTCGTTTTCCTTTGAACCCTTTGTCGTGGGGACTCGGCTCCGCGCTCACAAGTGATCGCGCGAGGACCAGGTCTCCTCGACGACGGGTCCAAAGGATAACAAAAAGTTGGTTTTTGGGGCGGGGCGGAAGGGTATCTCGCTGACGACGCTTCCCTTGCGGACGCGTGTCGGCCCTGCCTGGGTGGTCCGTCTTCCGGTCTTGTCCAGCCTTGTCCGTGTGGTCCGCCTTTATGCGGCGGGACTCGCCTCACCTGGATGCGGCGCATCCATGTCGGCGACGAGCGCTCGCAATTCCTTCGATGGCTTGAAGACCGGAACCGGTCGAGCGCTGACTTCTACCGGCGAGCCCGTGCGGGGATTGCGCGCCATGCGTGTTTTGCGCTGGCGAATCTTGAACGTTCCGAAGCCACGGACCTCGATGTTCTTCTGCTCTTTCAGCGCGTCCTTGATTGCATCAAGGAATGCATCCACGACGCGGGCGCAATCCTTCTTGGAAATCATGGGGCCGGCGGTGCGGGAGATCTGCGTCGTCACGCGCTCGACAAGGTCGGCTTTGGTCATTCGATAGCCTCGGGTCATGCGTTCGCCGGGCGGCGAACGTGAGTCGAACTTATGGCGTTACCTATTGTGTGTCAAGCGTTTGGCTCACTTGAACTCGTGTGCGATCTCACCGAATCCATGAACTGCGAAAACAGCGGCCGTGCGTCGTGCGGGCCAGGCGCTGCCTCCGGGTGATACTGCACCGCGTACACGGGCAACTCCCGATGCTTCAGTCCTTCCACCGTCCCGTCGTTCAGATTCACGTGCGTCATCACGAGCTCCGGCGCGCCCGCGATCGCGTCACCCTCTGCCACCACCGCAAATCCGTGATTCTGCGACGTGATCAACACCCGGCCGCTCTCGAGCGCCCGCACGGGATGGTTTCCGCCGTGATGCCCGTACGGCATCTTCTCCGTGCGGCCGCCGAACGTCAGGCCCAACAATTGGTGTCCCAAGCAAATCCCCAGCACCGGCACTTCGCTCTCGACGAGCTGCCGGATGATCGGCGGCGCGTATTTCACGGCCGCCGGATCCCCCGGCCCGTTCGAGAGAAACACTCCGTTAGGCGCGAGCTCGAGCGCGGCCGCCGCCGGCGTGTCCGCGGGCACCACCGTGACTCGACACCCGTGATCGGCAAACAGCCGCAGAATGTTGCGCTTGATGCCGTAGTCGTACGCGACGATGTGCGAGCCTGCGTTAGGATCGCCCCACGCGTACCGTCGCTTCGTCGACACTGCCGACGCGAGATCCAATCCCTCCATTGACGGGCAAGCTTCCAGTGCCGCAACGCTTTGTGCATCAGGCACATCGCCCACGCCGATCACGCCGCGCATCACGCCAACTGACCTCAGGTGACGCGTGAGGCGGCGTGTATCAACTTGCTCGAGCACAGCAACTTGCGCTGATTCAAGCCAGCTTCTTAAGTCTCGGCGCGCTCGCCAGTTCGACGGGTGGTCCGTGAGCTCGCGCACCACCACGCCTGCGATCTGCGGCGACGCCGACTCCGGATCGTCGTCGTTCACACCATAGTTGCCGATGAGCGGCGCCGTCATCACCACGATCTGCCCGCGATACGACGGATCCGTGAACACCTCCTGGTAGCCCGTCATGTTCGTCGTGAACACGACCTCGGCCACGGACGGTTCGCGTCGCGTGCGTGTGGTTCCGTGAAAAAGGGTTCCGTCCTCGAGGAGGAGGAACCCTGCTTGATCGCCCGTCTCGCTCACCGTGTCAGGGCTTCTTGGGAGTGGGTGTCGTGGGCTTGGCGTTGGAGCTCGGCGCGGGCGCCGGCGTGAGTGGTACGGCCGGATTCGCGCTCGTGGGCGCGGGCGCGGTCGGCGCCGCAGGCTGCTGCGAGAACGGCTCGTCGAGCACGGAACGCGGCGACGATGCGTGCGCGCTCATCAGCTGCAGCAAGTACGCGAGTCCCATGAAAATCCCCGCCGTCCACCACGTGGTTTTCGTGAGGAGGTTCGCAGCTTGACGCGTGCCGATGAACGAATCCGGCGACGACCCTGCTCCGCCGAACGTGGCTGACAGTCCGCCGCCCTTGGGGGACTGCAGCAACACAGCGACGCCAAGGATGATGCAGTCGATGACGAGGAGAACGATGATGAACGTGTACATCTGGCGCGGCGTCTCTGTGATTGGCGTAAGCTCTGAAGATTACGAAGCTTACGCACCGCGGTCAAGTGCCGACGATTCTCGTCCAGACATCCACCTCGAGACTCGCGCTGCCCACGAGCACGCCGTCGATCTCGGGCGCCGCAACGAGCTCGGCGGCGTTCTCGGCGTTCACGCTTCCGCCATACAGCACGCGCAAGGAATCGGTTTGACCGGTGAGCGCTTCGCGGAAGTAGCGGCGAATGGCGGCGTGCACGACGGTGGCGTCTTCGGGCTTTGCCGTTTTGCCGGTGCCGATAGCCCAGACCGGCTCGTACGCCACGAGCATGGTCGCGAGCTGCGATTTCTCGAGACGGCTGACGCCGGTCTTGAGTTGTCGCATCACGATGGACTGCGTGATGCCGCGCTCGTGCTCGTCCAGGCGCTCGCCCACGCAGAGGAGCGGAGTGAGACCGGCGCGGGCGACGGTCGCGCATTTGCGCGCGGTCATCTCATCAGTCTCGCCAAAGAGTTGACGTCGCTCCGAGTGGCCGACGAGCGCGACGGTCGCCCCGCAGTCGCGCGCCATGAGCACCGAGGTCTCGCCCGTGAAGGCGCCCTTCTCTTCCCAGTGCACGTTCTGCACGCCTAACAGAATGTCCGGGCGATCGCGCAAGGCAAATCCGGCGACGGCGAGCGACGCGGCCGACGGAAAGAAAATGATGGTGCGGTCGTCGCGGGGCGGATACGACGCCAGGAACTTGAGCAGGTACGCCCGCGTCTCTTGCGGACCGTAGTGCATCTTCCAATTCGCGGCAAACACGGGCTTCTGCATCTAAGTGCTCCGATCGTCGAGCGCAGCGACGCCTGGCAAGACCTTTCCTTCGAGAAACTCGAGCGATGCGCCGCCGCCCGTCGACACGTGCGTCATGCGGCTTGCGAGGTGCATGCCATCGACCGCCGCCGCCGAATCGCCGCCGCCGACAATGGTCGTGGCGCCCGCTGCGGTCGCCCGCGCCATCGCCTCGGCGATAGCGCGGGTGCCGCGATCGAACGGCGGCGTCTCGAACACGCCCATCGGACCGTTCCACAGGACGGTGCGCGCACCGATGATCCGTTGGGCGAAGGCGTCGCAGCTGCGCGGCCCGACGTCGAACATGGCCTCGCTCGCGTCGATGGCGTCGCGCGCGACGGCGTGCGCCTCGCGGCCCGCATCGAGGGACGGCGCGACGACGGCGTCGTTAGGCAGCACGAGCGTCTCGCCGGCGCGCGACACGAGCGCCTTCGCCATGTCGATCCGGTCGGGTTCGACCAGCGACGTCCCCGTTTCGAGGCCGATCGCGCGAAAAAACGTGCACGCCATCGCCCCGCCGATGAGCAGCGCATCGACCTTGGGCAGGAGCGCGTCGATGACGTCGATCTTGCCGGAGATTTTCGCCCCGCCCAGAATGGCGACGAACGGCCGCTCCGGATGCGCCAGGGCGTCGCCGAGAAAGCGCAGCTCGGTGTCCATGAGCAGCCCCGCGACGGCGGGATGCAGATGATGCGCGACGCCTTCGGTCGAGGCGTGCGCACGATGCGCGGTGCCGAACGCGTCGTTCACGTAGAAATCGCCGAGCTCGGCCATCTGCGCGGCGAGGGCGCTGTCGTTCTTTTCCTCTCCCGTTAGGAACCGCGTGTTCTCCATCAGGAGGATCGTGCCCGGCGCCGCGGCCTTCGTGGCCTCGACCGCTTCCCGCCCAACGGTGGATGCCACGAATCTCACCGGACGCGTCGTGAGCGTCGCCAGATGCCGCGCGATGGGCGCCAGCGAATACCGCGGATCCGGACCGCCCTTCGGCCGGCCCAAGTGCGACAGCAGCACGAGCGTGCGCGCGCCGCGGGCGAACAGGGCATCGAGGGTCGGCAGCACGGCGCGCATGCGCGTGTCGTCGGTGACGGCGCCGCGATCGTCCATCGGTACGTTGAAGTCCACGCGCACCAGCGCGCGCCGCCCGCGCACATCGGCATCCCTGAGATCGTTGATCGTTCGCTTGCCCATCAGTCCGTTGGGCCCGCCGATTTCCGGTTTGCCACGAACGACCAGACGACCGCGGCGATGCCGATCGCGATCACGGCCCACCCGGTGCGCACGATGTTCGTGTACCCGATGGCGCGTGCCATGGCCGTCTGGCCACGGACGCGCACGATCGGCAAGGCCGCCATGTGGTGCAAGCCGAGGTAGCCGTAGCTCGCGACGATGGCGCCGGCGGCGAGAATCAGCAGTGCGATGAGATCGCGGCGACGCGCCGCCGGTGAAACGGTCTCCCTCACAGCCGTGCGCCGACGTATCGAAGAATATCGACGCAGCGCGACGCGTAGCCCCACTCGTTGTCGTACCAGCCCGTCACCTTCACGAGCGTGCCGTCGATCACGTTGGTCGTCTTCGCGTCGAGGATGCAGGAGTACGGATTGCCGATGTAGTCCGCCGACACGAGCTCCTCGTCGCTATACGCCAGATAGCCGGCGAGCGGCCCCGATTCCGATGCCTTACGGAAGGCGGCGTTCACGTCGGCGATCGTCGTCGGGCGCTCGACCTCGACCACGAGGTCCGTGAACGACACATCGGCCGTCGGCACGCGAATGGCGAGTCCGTCGATCTTGCCCTTCACTTCGGGAATCACGAGCGACGTCGCCTTTGCCGCGCCGGTAGTGGTCGGGATCATCGATACTGCGGCGGCCCGCGCACGACGGAGATCCTTGTGCGGCAGGTCGAGCACGTTCTGATCGTTCGTGTAGCTGTGGATCGTCGTCATCGACGCGTGCCGCAGACCGAAGTTATCCATCACGACGCGCACCATGGGCACGAGACAGTTCGTCGTGCACGAGGCGTTCGAGATCACGTTGTGCTGGCGAGCGTCGTACTTGTCGTGATTCACTCCCATCACGATGGTGATGTCTTCGTGCTTGCCGGGTGCGGAGATGATCACTTTCTTCGCGCCGGCCGCCAGGTGCTTTTTCGCATCTTCGGCGTTGGTGAACCTGCCGCTCGATTCGAGCACGACGCTCACGCCCAGCTGCTTCCACGGCAGCGCCGCGGGATCCTTTTCGACGAGCACTCTGATTTCGCGGCCGTCGATGTGGATGCAGCCTTCGCCGGCCGTGACGACGCCGGGATAGGTGCGATGCACCGAGTCGTACTTGAAGAGATGCGCCAGCGTCTTGGTGTCGGTGAGATCGTTGACGGCGATGAACTCGAGGTCGGTGACGCCCTGCTGCGCCGCCGCGCGAATGACTTGTCGTCCGATCCGACCGAAGCCGTTGATGCCTACGCGAATGGTCATGTCGTGATATGCTCCGCTTGGTCAGCCTGCGTCACCGATTGCCGGCGCTCGTCCAAAGGTCACGATGCTGATGATTCGGGCGCCCGCGGCGAACAGCGTGGCAGCGCATTCGCCGAGCGTGGCGCCGGTGGTAATGACGTCGTCGACGAGCACCAGGTGCGCACCGCGAATCATGGGCCGCTCAGATGCCGGCACGGCAAACGCGCCCGAAACGTTGTGTCGCCTCTCCTCTGGTGTCAACCGCGTTTGCGTCGCCGTTCGACGCGTGCGGACGAGACACGATTCGCGCACGGGAACGTGACATCGCGCGGCGAGCGCGAGCGCGAGCAATGCACTTTGATTGTAGCCGCGCTCGCGCAGTCGCGTTGGCGCGAGCGGCACCGGGACGTACGCTGTGCGCTCGGCCAGCACGTCCTCGGGCCACGGCAGTCGCGCCATCCGCGCGGCCATCGGTACGGCGACGCCGCGCCATCCCGCGTACTTGAGCGCATGCACGATCGCGCCCGCGGTCTCGCCGGGCATCCAGCACACCGATCGCGCCGCGCGAACGTACGGCGGGAGCATCTCGCACCACGTGCAGTGCTCGCGCGCGAGCGG harbors:
- the carA gene encoding glutamine-hydrolyzing carbamoyl-phosphate synthase small subunit: MSETGDQAGFLLLEDGTLFHGTTRTRREPSVAEVVFTTNMTGYQEVFTDPSYRGQIVVMTAPLIGNYGVNDDDPESASPQIAGVVVRELTDHPSNWRARRDLRSWLESAQVAVLEQVDTRRLTRHLRSVGVMRGVIGVGDVPDAQSVAALEACPSMEGLDLASAVSTKRRYAWGDPNAGSHIVAYDYGIKRNILRLFADHGCRVTVVPADTPAAAALELAPNGVFLSNGPGDPAAVKYAPPIIRQLVESEVPVLGICLGHQLLGLTFGGRTEKMPYGHHGGNHPVRALESGRVLITSQNHGFAVVAEGDAIAGAPELVMTHVNLNDGTVEGLKHRELPVYAVQYHPEAAPGPHDARPLFSQFMDSVRSHTSSSEPNA
- the secG gene encoding preprotein translocase subunit SecG encodes the protein MYTFIIVLLVIDCIILGVAVLLQSPKGGGLSATFGGAGSSPDSFIGTRQAANLLTKTTWWTAGIFMGLAYLLQLMSAHASSPRSVLDEPFSQQPAAPTAPAPTSANPAVPLTPAPAPSSNAKPTTPTPKKP
- the gap gene encoding type I glyceraldehyde-3-phosphate dehydrogenase, translating into MTIRVGINGFGRIGRQVIRAAAQQGVTDLEFIAVNDLTDTKTLAHLFKYDSVHRTYPGVVTAGEGCIHIDGREIRVLVEKDPAALPWKQLGVSVVLESSGRFTNAEDAKKHLAAGAKKVIISAPGKHEDITIVMGVNHDKYDARQHNVISNASCTTNCLVPMVRVVMDNFGLRHASMTTIHSYTNDQNVLDLPHKDLRRARAAAVSMIPTTTGAAKATSLVIPEVKGKIDGLAIRVPTADVSFTDLVVEVERPTTIADVNAAFRKASESGPLAGYLAYSDEELVSADYIGNPYSCILDAKTTNVIDGTLVKVTGWYDNEWGYASRCVDILRYVGARL
- a CDS encoding HU family DNA-binding protein; its protein translation is MTKADLVERVTTQISRTAGPMISKKDCARVVDAFLDAIKDALKEQKNIEVRGFGTFKIRQRKTRMARNPRTGSPVEVSARPVPVFKPSKELRALVADMDAPHPGEASPAA
- a CDS encoding phosphoglycerate kinase encodes the protein MGKRTINDLRDADVRGRRALVRVDFNVPMDDRGAVTDDTRMRAVLPTLDALFARGARTLVLLSHLGRPKGGPDPRYSLAPIARHLATLTTRPVRFVASTVGREAVEATKAAAPGTILLMENTRFLTGEEKNDSALAAQMAELGDFYVNDAFGTAHRAHASTEGVAHHLHPAVAGLLMDTELRFLGDALAHPERPFVAILGGAKISGKIDVIDALLPKVDALLIGGAMACTFFRAIGLETGTSLVEPDRIDMAKALVSRAGETLVLPNDAVVAPSLDAGREAHAVARDAIDASEAMFDVGPRSCDAFAQRIIGARTVLWNGPMGVFETPPFDRGTRAIAEAMARATAAGATTIVGGGDSAAAVDGMHLASRMTHVSTGGGASLEFLEGKVLPGVAALDDRST
- the tpiA gene encoding triose-phosphate isomerase; its protein translation is MQKPVFAANWKMHYGPQETRAYLLKFLASYPPRDDRTIIFFPSAASLAVAGFALRDRPDILLGVQNVHWEEKGAFTGETSVLMARDCGATVALVGHSERRQLFGETDEMTARKCATVARAGLTPLLCVGERLDEHERGITQSIVMRQLKTGVSRLEKSQLATMLVAYEPVWAIGTGKTAKPEDATVVHAAIRRYFREALTGQTDSLRVLYGGSVNAENAAELVAAPEIDGVLVGSASLEVDVWTRIVGT
- a CDS encoding double zinc ribbon domain-containing protein; translation: MRRSMIADAWRSPSVRRAAAALGDLLLPRSCVACARLLDYGDRGLVCGRCWSRVHELPYPRCERCGHPLAREHCTWCEMLPPYVRAARSVCWMPGETAGAIVHALKYAGWRGVAVPMAARMARLPWPEDVLAERTAYVPVPLAPTRLRERGYNQSALLALALAARCHVPVRESCLVRTRRTATQTRLTPEERRHNVSGAFAVPASERPMIRGAHLVLVDDVITTGATLGECAATLFAAGARIISIVTFGRAPAIGDAG